The Microcoleus sp. FACHB-831 genome has a window encoding:
- the psb34 gene encoding photosystem II assembly protein Psb34: MPYTTEEGGRLNNFAREPKVYTAEPPTKNEQRNYIFLGIGAVVLLGSLMFVAVSVSSVG, encoded by the coding sequence ATGCCATACACCACAGAAGAAGGCGGACGGCTGAACAACTTTGCACGCGAACCAAAAGTTTACACGGCGGAGCCACCAACCAAGAATGAACAGCGCAACTACATCTTCTTGGGCATAGGTGCGGTTGTTCTGCTTGGCAGCTTAATGTTTGTGGCAGTATCGGTATCAAGCGTAGGCTAA
- a CDS encoding tetratricopeptide repeat protein: protein MNKIQITSVILGISALAIALPSPAGAAVEPTTLHLAAANKQQLSAVDLYNRGVDKLDGGDYRGAIADFDAAIRLDPNDSEAFYNRAYTRHILGQVQEAINDYTEAIRIKPQYANAYGNRGYAHYILKNYQAAIADCTAALRINSNNADAYIYRANALDDTGKTKAALEDYNQALSINPKHARGYYNRAVAHNRLKEPQKALEDYTTSITLDAKFPDAYYNRGVTYVELGNKPKAAQDFQKAAELFKQQGKTDNYQQTLNALKTVQQ, encoded by the coding sequence ATGAACAAGATTCAAATAACGTCCGTAATTTTAGGAATCTCAGCGCTAGCGATCGCGCTTCCCTCTCCTGCTGGGGCTGCTGTTGAGCCAACGACGCTACACTTAGCTGCTGCCAACAAGCAGCAGCTAAGTGCGGTTGATTTGTACAATCGGGGAGTGGATAAGCTTGATGGTGGCGATTATAGAGGAGCGATCGCGGATTTTGATGCTGCTATCCGTCTCGACCCTAACGATTCTGAGGCTTTCTACAACCGGGCTTATACCCGCCACATCTTAGGTCAAGTTCAAGAAGCCATTAACGATTACACTGAGGCGATTCGCATTAAGCCGCAGTACGCTAATGCTTACGGTAATCGTGGCTATGCTCACTACATTCTCAAAAATTATCAAGCAGCGATCGCAGATTGTACTGCTGCGCTTCGTATCAATTCCAACAACGCTGATGCCTACATCTACCGCGCCAATGCCCTGGACGATACTGGCAAAACTAAAGCCGCCCTCGAAGACTACAATCAGGCTTTAAGTATCAACCCCAAACACGCTAGGGGCTATTACAACCGCGCTGTTGCTCACAACCGACTAAAAGAACCGCAAAAGGCCCTTGAGGATTACACAACTAGCATCACTCTCGATGCTAAGTTTCCTGACGCTTATTACAATCGCGGCGTTACCTATGTTGAACTTGGTAACAAACCAAAAGCAGCTCAAGACTTCCAGAAAGCCGCAGAGCTTTTTAAGCAACAAGGAAAAACAGACAACTACCAACAGACATTGAACGCTTTAAAAACCGTTCAGCAGTAG
- a CDS encoding thiazole synthase, whose protein sequence is MIAGRKFRSRLMTGTGKYRSLEDMRQSIAASGSEIVTVAVRRVQTKAPGHEGLAEALDWTKLWMLPNTAGCQTAEEAIRVARLGREMAKLLGQEDNNFVKLEVIPDAKYLLPDPFGTLEAAEKLVKEGFAVLPYINADPLLAKRLEEVGCVTVMPLGSPIGSGQGIKNEANIQIIIENARVPVVVDAGIGTPSEAALAMELGADATLINTAIACAKNPVAMGKAMGMAVEAGRLAYSAGRIPVKVYASASSPLTGTIVGATS, encoded by the coding sequence ATTATTGCTGGTCGAAAGTTCCGCTCTCGTCTGATGACAGGAACTGGCAAATATCGCAGTTTAGAAGATATGCGGCAAAGTATTGCTGCAAGTGGCAGCGAAATTGTCACAGTTGCGGTGCGTCGCGTGCAAACTAAAGCGCCGGGACACGAAGGGCTGGCAGAAGCCTTAGACTGGACGAAACTTTGGATGCTGCCCAACACTGCTGGTTGTCAAACTGCTGAAGAAGCTATCCGAGTGGCGCGTCTGGGGCGGGAGATGGCGAAGCTGTTGGGACAGGAGGACAATAATTTTGTCAAGTTGGAGGTTATTCCCGACGCTAAATATCTGCTACCTGACCCATTCGGTACTTTGGAAGCGGCAGAGAAACTGGTGAAGGAAGGCTTTGCCGTGTTGCCTTATATTAATGCTGACCCGTTGCTGGCTAAACGTTTAGAAGAAGTGGGCTGCGTGACGGTGATGCCTCTGGGGTCGCCTATTGGTTCCGGACAGGGGATAAAGAATGAGGCGAATATTCAGATCATCATTGAGAATGCTAGGGTTCCTGTAGTTGTGGATGCTGGGATTGGTACGCCTAGCGAGGCTGCTTTAGCGATGGAGTTGGGAGCTGATGCCACTTTGATTAATACAGCGATCGCTTGCGCCAAAAATCCCGTTGCTATGGGCAAAGCTATGGGTATGGCTGTTGAAGCAGGTCGTCTTGCCTATAGTGCCGGACGCATACCCGTCAAAGTTTACGCCAGCGCTAGTTCTCCCCTCACCGGGACGATTGTAGGAGCTACCAGCTAA
- the psbP gene encoding photosystem II reaction center PsbP, whose protein sequence is MLKRLAALLLVLVLVSIQSCQSANATSGLKSYIDSTDGYQFMYPTGWLPVQVTGGADVVFHDLIEQTENVSVVISPVPDNKTLADLGTPGEVGYKLSKNAIAPPSSGRKAELVNAESRQEGSKTYYIIEYAVKLPSQKRHDLASVAISRGKLFSFNASTTEARWTKLKPLFEQIVNSFSVY, encoded by the coding sequence ATGCTGAAACGGCTTGCAGCCTTACTGCTGGTGTTAGTGCTGGTGAGCATACAAAGTTGTCAGTCAGCCAATGCCACCAGCGGCTTGAAAAGCTACATCGATAGTACAGACGGCTATCAGTTTATGTATCCTACAGGCTGGCTTCCGGTGCAGGTGACTGGTGGAGCCGATGTTGTGTTCCACGATCTGATCGAGCAGACTGAGAACGTCAGCGTTGTAATTAGCCCAGTTCCCGATAATAAAACTCTCGCAGATCTGGGGACACCAGGGGAAGTGGGGTACAAGCTGTCGAAAAATGCGATCGCGCCTCCCAGTTCAGGTCGCAAAGCCGAATTAGTCAATGCCGAATCACGTCAAGAAGGCTCTAAAACTTACTACATAATAGAATACGCCGTTAAGCTACCTTCTCAGAAACGCCACGATCTTGCTAGTGTCGCCATCAGCCGAGGCAAACTTTTCTCTTTCAACGCTTCCACAACCGAAGCACGCTGGACAAAATTGAAACCGCTGTTTGAGCAAATCGTCAATTCGTTTTCAGTTTACTAA
- a CDS encoding nucleoside triphosphate pyrophosphatase has translation MPEIINPKSSDAETLQRGKTPKFVLASASPARRRLLQTAGIESLVSPSDFDESLVQENDPAQLVQILATRKAETVASQFTDALVLGCDSVLAVKGEIYGKPASPEQAIARWQKMRSSYGDLYTGHALIDTTKEHTILVRCQVTRVYFADASDREIAAYVATGEPLSCAGCFALEGKGGLFVEKIEGCHTNVIGLSLPLLRLMLRELGYDATDYW, from the coding sequence ATGCCAGAGATTATCAATCCAAAATCATCCGATGCGGAGACACTCCAACGAGGCAAAACCCCAAAATTTGTATTAGCCTCAGCTTCTCCCGCCCGTCGTCGCTTGTTGCAAACTGCTGGGATTGAATCACTGGTTTCCCCCAGCGATTTTGATGAATCTTTAGTTCAAGAGAACGATCCAGCCCAACTGGTGCAGATTCTTGCGACTCGCAAAGCTGAAACTGTCGCCAGTCAGTTTACAGATGCATTGGTGTTAGGGTGCGATTCGGTTTTAGCAGTAAAGGGCGAGATTTATGGAAAGCCAGCTTCTCCCGAACAAGCGATCGCCCGTTGGCAAAAAATGCGCTCCTCATACGGCGACCTCTACACTGGTCACGCCTTAATTGACACAACTAAAGAACACACAATTTTAGTGCGATGTCAAGTCACCAGAGTGTACTTTGCCGATGCAAGCGATCGCGAGATTGCCGCCTACGTTGCCACCGGGGAACCCCTTAGCTGTGCTGGTTGCTTTGCCCTTGAAGGCAAGGGCGGGCTTTTTGTCGAAAAAATCGAAGGTTGCCACACCAACGTGATTGGCCTTAGCCTCCCCCTGTTGCGCTTGATGCTCCGCGAACTGGGATATGATGCCACAGACTACTGGTAA